The genomic interval CCGCCCGCGCGGAAGCACACGTCCAGCTCCTGGAGACCCGCGCCTCCACCGCCAGCGAGCACCTGGGACGGCTGCGCGGCGAGGCCGAACGGCTCGCCCCCGGCGACGAACGCCCCCACCACACCGAGCTGCCGGACGACCTGGTCCCGGCCGACGCCGAAGGGGCCCAGGCCCTCCTGCGTACCGCCAACGGCGAACTGGCCGAAGCCACCGCCACCCTGGACACCGCCCGCGCCGCCCACAGCGAGCTGCTGCACGCCCACCGCACCGCCGAGGACTCCGTAGGCGGCTTCGACGAGACGGCGGCCCTGCTGCGGGACCTCCTGCGCGACCACGGCACGGAGGACGGGTCCGAGCACCCCGACCCCTACCCCGGCACGCTGGAGGAGGCCCGGCAGTCCGCCGCAGAGTCCCGCCGCTCCCTGCGCGGCTGCAACACCGACCTCTCGGCGGCCGAGAGCGCGGTCCGGGAAGCGAGCGACGTCCTCGTCCGGCACGCCAACTCCACCCGGTACGAACAGGTCCGCACCCCGGCCCGCCAGCAGATCCGCGAGCTGCCCGCCTCCGCACTGCCCGAGCACGCCCAGAGGTGGGCCGACGCCTTCGCCCCCCGGCTCCGCGTCCTCACCGACGAACTGATCCAGCTGGAACGCAACCGCGACTCGATCGTCGACCGGCTGCGCGGTCTGGTCGACTCCGCGCTCACCACCCTGCGCTCCGCCCAGCGGCTCTCCCAGCTCCCCGAAGGTCTGGGGGAGTGGTCGGGGCAGGAATTCCTCCGGATCCGCTTCGAGGAACCCGACCAGGCCACCCTCACCGAACGCCTCGGCGAGGTTGTCGACGAGGCCACCCACGCCGCCCTCAAGAAGAATTCCGACCTGCGCCGGGACGGTATGTCCCTGCTGCTGAGGGGCGTCGAGGCGGCGCTGCGGCCCAAGGGCATCGCGGTGGAGATCCTCAAGCCGGACGCCGTGCTGCGCGCCGAGCGCGTCCCCGTCGGGCAGATGGGCGACGTCTTCTCCGGCGGGCAGTTGCTCACCGCCGCCATCGCCCTCTACTGCACGATGGCGGCGCTGCGCAGCAACGACCGGGGCCGCGACCGCCACCGTCACGCGGGCACCCTGTTCCTCGACAATCCGATCGGCCGCGCCAACGCCACGTACCTGCTGGAGCTCCAGCGGGCGGTGTCGGACGCGCTGGGCGTGCAACTGCTCTACACGACCGGCCTGTTCGACACGACCGCGCTCGCCGAGTTCCCCCTCGTCATCCGGCTGCGCAACGACGCGGACCTGAGGGCGGGGCTCAAGTACATCAGCGTGGAGGAGCATCTGCGTCCCGGTCTGCCGCAGCAGGACCCGGACGGAGAGACGGTCCACGGCGAGATCACGGCGACCCGCATGTTCAGGAAGAACGAGCAGACGGCCGCCGAGACCCCGCCACCACGGCCCGGCTCCTGAGGGGATTGGACTGTCCCGCCGGCGATGACGCTCCGCGATAAGGCCCGCGGATCACGCTCGCGGATCAGGCCTGCGGACCTGCCTGCGGGCCACGCCTGCGGATCTGCCTGCGGGCCACGCCCGCGGATCAGGCCCGCGGACCACGCCTACGGACCACCCCCGCGCATCACGCCCGGGAGAGGTCTCCGGTCTTCCGGCGGCCGTCTATGCCACCGCCTGTGCCGTCCCGCTCGGCCGCCCGCTCGGCCCGGCGGGACCGCCGCCGCTCACGACGTATCTGCCGGGCCGAACTGCTCGGCGCCGACACCACGCCGTTGCGCTGGATCCACACCTGCCGCGTCACCCAGACATCGAGCACCGCCCAGGTGGCGACCACCGTGCTGGCCACACTGCTGAGGACCATCGGGAAGGCCAGCCAGGAGCCGGTCAAGGTGCTCAGAAAGGCGACCATCGCCTGGATGATCGTCAGCGACATGATGAGCACGGCGCGCACGGCGGCCGTCCGCACCGCGTCGGGCATCCGCCGCTTCGACGCCGGCTCCTCCACCCACAACTGCCGCGGCACCCGTGCCCCGTCCGCGGCTTCCCTGTCCGCGGCCGCCGGTGCTCCGGCGCTCCCGCGTTCCTGCGTGCTCAAGGACCTTCAACTCCCCACCACTGTCCGACTTCAGGGTGGCTGCCCGGCTTGCGCCGGTTCTACGCGGGCGGAACACGTCCGCCCTGCCGCGCACGACCCCACCGTGCGTCTACCCCGTACATATGGACGAACCACCCGTCCCGAAGATTCCCCTGGAAAACGCCCGCAGGGCACAGAAGGGCACGGAGCGAAGAATTCCAGCCAACTGATACGTGCCGGTACCGACAGGTCCGGTCGGTATCCTCTGTCGCTTTCGCGAATTTCATCTCCGGGAATACCGGGACAACTCATGATCAAGTCCAGGGTGGACGGCTGAAAATCATCCGGACGTGTCTTCGAGTTGTCTCTGTGTCGGTAGTAGGCTCGCGCCGTTTATTGACGCAGGACGGACCTCGCCCGCGTCCGCCCGATGCGCGCCGGTGTACGCACGGTGCGCGGCGGGGCAGGGCCGAGGGACGACCGGGAGAAGAACACCCCCGCGGTGCGGGGCCGATCTGGGGGAGGCCATGCGCTTTCGCGGGAAGTCGATCCGCAGGAAGATCGTGGCGTTGCTGCTGGTGCCGCTCGTCTCCCTCACAGGCCTCTGGGTCTTCGCGACCTACATCACCGGCCGTCAGGCCGACGAGCTGATGAGCGCCGGATCCATCGTGGAGAAGGTCGGCCACCCGCTGGAGGACGCCGTCCGAGCCGTCCAGGACGAGCGACGGCAGACACTGGTCTTCCTCGCCGATCCCCGGGCCTCCGACGCGCTCCCCGTCCTCATGGGCCAGCGTGCCGCCACCGACCGCATTGTGGGCGAGGTCAGGGAGAACGCCCGGGAGCAGGACGTCCAGGAGGCGCTGACCGCCTCCGACGCGAGCCGCCTGGACGCGATCCTCAGCGCCGTCGACGGACTGGACGCCCTGCGCGAATCGGTCGAGAAGCGCACCATCAGCCGTGCCAGGGCGCTGGACTTCTACAACGGCCTGGTCGACCCGTCGTACCGCTTCCTCAACGGACTCCACACTCTGGAGAACGTGTCGATGGACCAGCAGATGCGGGCCTTGGTCGGAGTCTCCCGGGCCCGGGAGATGCTCTCCCGCGAGGACGCGCTGATCGCCTCGGGCCTCATCGCGGGCCGCTTCACCACCTCCGAACTGCGCCAGATATCCGGCCTCGTGGCCCAGCGCGAGCTGCTCTACGAGGTCAGCCTGGACAACCTGCCCGCAGCCGAGCGCCGCCGCGTCGAGCAGTTCTGGGGCAGCCCCGACACCGAACCGCTGCGCACCGCCGAGGACGCCCTGATCGACGCAGGTCCGACGGAACGTCCCGGCGCCGTCGACGCCGACCGCTGGGAGAAATCGGCCGTCACCGTCCTCGACCGGCTGGCGGGCGACGCCAAGGAGATGGGCAACCGTTTCCAGGACCGCGCCGAACCGGCCGCCTACCGGGTCCTCGCCCAGGCCGGGATCGCCGGAGTCCTCGGCTTCCTGGCCCTGATCGTCTCGGTCTTCGTCTCCGTACGTATCGGCCGTGAACTCGTCCGCGACCTCTCCCGCCTGCGCAAGGACGCCCACGAGGTCTCCGGTGTCCGGCTGCCCAGCGTCATGCGCAGGCTGGCCTCGGGCGAGCAGGTGGACGTCGAGACCGAGGCCCCGCACCTCAGTTACGAACCCGACGAGATCGGCCAGGTCGGACAGGCGCTCAACACCCTTCAGCGGGCCGCCGTCGAGGCCGCCGTCAAACAGGCGGACATGCGGCGCGGCGTCTCCGAGGTCTTCGTCAACCTCGCCCGCCGCAACCAGGTCCTCCTGCACCGCCAGCTCACGCTCCTGGACGCGATGGAGCGCCGTACCGAGAACGGCGACGAGCTGGCCGACCTGTTCCGCCTCGACCACCTCACCACCCGCATGCGCCGCCACGCCGAGGGCCTCGTGATCCTCTCCGGCGCCGCCCCCTCCCGCCAGTGGCGCAAGCCCATCCAGCTGATGGACGTCGTGCGGGCGGCCGTCGCCGAGGTCGAGGACTACGAACGCATCGAGGTCCGGCGCCTCGCCCGGATCGGCGTGGGCGGCCCCGCCGTGGCCGACCTCACCCACCTGATCGCCGAACTCCTGGAGAACGCCACCGTCTTCTCACCCCCGCACACCGCGGTCCAGGTGCACGGTGAACGCGTCTCCAACGGCTTCACGCTCGAAATCCACGACCGGGGCCTCGGCATGGCGCCCGAGATCCTCCTCGACGCCAACCTGAGGCTCGCCGAGACCCCCGACTTCGAACTCTCCGACACCGACCGGCTGGGCCTGTTCGTCGTCAGCCGGCTCGCCCAGCGGCAGAACGTCCGCGTCTCCCTGCAGAAGTCGCCGTACGGAGGCACCACCGCGGTCGTGTTCATCCCCGCGGCGCTGCTCACCGACGCCCCCGACACCCACGGCACCGGGTTCCGCCTCGACCGCCGGGCCGAGCGGGCGATCGGCAGCGGCCGGAGCTCCGACGCGGCCCCGGGCGCGCGGAGCGCGGCCCCGGGCGCGGAGCGCCGCGTCAACGGCAGGTCCCCGGCCCTGTCTCCCGTGCCCACCGGGCTCACCGCACCGGGCGTCCTGGACGGGCCGGTCGAGCTGGAGCCGCCGGTCGGCCCGCTGGACCTCACCGGCGACCCGCTGGACCGATCGCCGGATCCCGCACTGGACCCGGCCCTCGGCCCGGTCCTGGACGGCGTGTCCGACCTGGAGGACACCGAGAGCGAGCGAGGCGGCATCTTCCGCGCCCGTGACCTGCGCCGCGAGGGCGACCGCGAGCCCCACCGCGAAGAGCCCGGCTCCATGCGCCGGGCCACCGACCGGGACCAGCACCAGCAGGCCCGCGACCACGGCGACGAGCCCTCGGCGCAGGTGCGCCCGATGCGCCCCGCGGGGCCCGTCCCGCTGCCGCGCCGTACCCCGCCGACGCTGGTCACCGACCGGGGCCGCCGGGTCGACGATCAGGGCGACGACCCGGGCGAGACCCCCGCGAAGACCACCGGCCCGGTCCCGCACACCGCCGACCGCGAGCCCGAGGCGGCCGGCAGGTCCCGGACCACCGACGCGCCCTGGACCGTACGAGCAGCTGTACACCGTGGGACAGAGACGCACCGTGGGACAGAGACGCACCGGGCGGAAGAGACGTCCCACGCGACGGAGCCGTCCCGTGCGAAAGAGACGCCCCGTGCCCAGGTGTCGTTCCGTGCCAAGGAGCCGTCCCGTGCGACAGAGGCATCCCGCGCCACGGAAGCACCGCGCGTCACGGAGCCGTCCCCGGCCCCCGGGGCACGGCACGACAGGAATCCGGCGCCGGCCGGACCACCCGCGCCCGACACCGTGGGCGGACTGCCCCGGCGGGTCCGGCAGGCCAGCCTCGCCCGCCAGCTCCGCGAGGAATCCGCGGACCGGACTCCGCAGCGGGCGCCCGTGGACACGTTCGACGACGGCGAGCGCGACGCGGACGAGGTACGCGACCGCATGGCCTCCCTCCAGCGGGGCTGGCAGCGCGGCCGTCGGCAGAACGCCGCCGAATCCACGGCGAACACCGATCCCACCGATCCCACCGCGAACACCGAGCACACCGCATCCATCGCGAACACCGAAGACACCGGCGGCCCCGGTGGCACAGCACCAGGAACCACTCCGGGAGGGGACGGTCGATGACCGCACCGAACGCCGCAGCACACAACCCCGCCCGCCAGGGCTCGGGCGAACTGAACTGGCTGCTCGACGAACTCGTCCAGCGCGTCGCGAGCATCCACAAGGCGCTGGTGCTCTCCAGCG from Streptomyces sp. CA-278952 carries:
- a CDS encoding sensor histidine kinase, giving the protein MRFRGKSIRRKIVALLLVPLVSLTGLWVFATYITGRQADELMSAGSIVEKVGHPLEDAVRAVQDERRQTLVFLADPRASDALPVLMGQRAATDRIVGEVRENAREQDVQEALTASDASRLDAILSAVDGLDALRESVEKRTISRARALDFYNGLVDPSYRFLNGLHTLENVSMDQQMRALVGVSRAREMLSREDALIASGLIAGRFTTSELRQISGLVAQRELLYEVSLDNLPAAERRRVEQFWGSPDTEPLRTAEDALIDAGPTERPGAVDADRWEKSAVTVLDRLAGDAKEMGNRFQDRAEPAAYRVLAQAGIAGVLGFLALIVSVFVSVRIGRELVRDLSRLRKDAHEVSGVRLPSVMRRLASGEQVDVETEAPHLSYEPDEIGQVGQALNTLQRAAVEAAVKQADMRRGVSEVFVNLARRNQVLLHRQLTLLDAMERRTENGDELADLFRLDHLTTRMRRHAEGLVILSGAAPSRQWRKPIQLMDVVRAAVAEVEDYERIEVRRLARIGVGGPAVADLTHLIAELLENATVFSPPHTAVQVHGERVSNGFTLEIHDRGLGMAPEILLDANLRLAETPDFELSDTDRLGLFVVSRLAQRQNVRVSLQKSPYGGTTAVVFIPAALLTDAPDTHGTGFRLDRRAERAIGSGRSSDAAPGARSAAPGAERRVNGRSPALSPVPTGLTAPGVLDGPVELEPPVGPLDLTGDPLDRSPDPALDPALGPVLDGVSDLEDTESERGGIFRARDLRREGDREPHREEPGSMRRATDRDQHQQARDHGDEPSAQVRPMRPAGPVPLPRRTPPTLVTDRGRRVDDQGDDPGETPAKTTGPVPHTADREPEAAGRSRTTDAPWTVRAAVHRGTETHRGTETHRAEETSHATEPSRAKETPRAQVSFRAKEPSRATEASRATEAPRVTEPSPAPGARHDRNPAPAGPPAPDTVGGLPRRVRQASLARQLREESADRTPQRAPVDTFDDGERDADEVRDRMASLQRGWQRGRRQNAAESTANTDPTDPTANTEHTASIANTEDTGGPGGTAPGTTPGGDGR